One part of the Mycobacterium marinum genome encodes these proteins:
- a CDS encoding PE family protein, whose translation MSLVTVSPELVAGAASDLARIGSSIGAANAAAAGPTTTVLSAAADEVSVAIATLFGTHAAEYQSLSTRMAAFHEQFVQTLTSGAGIYVSTETANASLISALQLAEQNALNAINAPTQSWLGRPLIGNGVDATPGSGQAGGAGGLLWGNGGAGGSGAAGQSGGAGGSAGLFGNGGAGGAGGISAAGNGGSGGVGGRGGLVYGNGGAGGAGGQGALSGGAGGAGGGAWLWGAGGAGGSGGEGLASAGGGGGAGGNAGLIGTGGLGGAGGVGGQDGGAGGDGGNAPLLGRGGTGGVGGASDGSGNGGAGGDGGVGGGLFGSGGAGGSGGAGGVLGTGGDGGSGGAAAGLWGAGGSGGAGGNGADGISGGIGESGGDGGNAGNGGAGGRGGRLIGAGGAGGFGGVGGLGGAGGAGANGIVAGSAGDGGGNGGSGGAGGVGGDGGKGGLIRFLGGRGAGGSGGEGGAGGAAGDGGDGAVGSFLTGTGVGGAGGQGGDPGLGGAGGAGGRGSVLGSHGVTGQSPTSGGDGGNGGRGADAIDPATTAGAGGVGGDGGRYGNGGVGGAGGDGYRGYDGMSVVGGDGTVGGDGGAGGAGGAGGMGGALAGHGGAGGAGGDGGTGGIGGDGGRGVDGTDLSLDGTDGGSGGMGGVGGAGGDGGAGGLAQAAGFSDGIRGVGGAGGDGGAGGGAGDGGDGAYAAAGSGAVGGKGGDGGDPGVGGAGGAGGTGSVTGAHGTEGLTQTTGGNGGDGGDGANASTVGASGGAGGAGGDGGRYGNGGVGGAGGDGYRGYDGMSVVGGDGTVGGDGGAGGAGGAGGMGGALAGHGGAGGAGGDGGTGGIGGDGGRGVDGTDLSLDGTDGGSGGMGGVGGAGGDGGAGGLAQAAGFSDGIRGVGGAGGDGGAGGGAGDGGDGAYAAAGSGAVGGKGGDGGDPGVGGAGGAGGTGSVTGAHGTEGLTQTTGGNGGDGGDGANASTVGASGGAGGAGGDGGRYGNGGVGGAGGDGYRGYDGMSVVGGDGTVGGDGGAGGAGGAGGMGGALAGHGGAGGAGGDGGTGGIGGDGGRGVDGTDLSLDGTDGGSGGMGGVGGAGGDGGAGGLAQAAGFSDGIRGVGGAGGDGGAGGGAGDGGDGANAAAGSGAVGGKGGDGGDPGVGGAGGAGGTGSVTGAHGTEGLTQTTGGNGGDGGNGGSGTTGTTGSKGGAGGAGGDGGRYGNGGNGGTGGTGSTGTAGSSDVMGANGGAGGSGWAGGDGGAGGMGGTLAGHGGDGGDGGSGGTGGTGGRGGNGFNGSTKAGLNGGDAGDGGAGGVGGAGGNGGAAGLAQAAGFSDGIQGAGGAGGDGGAGGGAGDGGDGANAAAGSGAVGGKGGDGGDPGLGGGGGAGGTGATTGAHGADGLSPTTGGNGGKGGNGGSGAIGVAGGAGGAGGDGGLYGDGGDGGSGGNGGAGKAGAAGVSAGSNGEAGGQAGAGGVGGAGGNGGANAGNGGTGGNGGDGGVGGTGGAGKVGTTGPAGGAGGEGGDGGKGGTGGRGGNGGAGGTAQAAGYSDGSQGVGGDGGAGGTGGTAGNGGKGGAGTWAVNNGIGGKGGNGGNAGTGGTGGSFGTGSQIGNHGSTGHLGDGGDGGTGGAGANATAPGQDGAAGGVGGNGGIVGDGGVGGKGGDGAAGTTGSSGTASGEAGKDGGDGGKGGAGGAGGSGGTSRGDGGAGGAGGTGGVGGSGGDGADGTSGLFGGADGTAGGAGGDGGDGGAGGAGGAGGKAVSGVGQNGSQGAGGNGGAAGDGGDGGNGGNGHDGNNGSVPSGGTDRDGGDGQGGGDGGAGGAGGAGGNGGAAGAGGGGTRGAGGDGGDGGNGGFAGNGGLGMDGLDATLTNRAGDGGDGGGGGQAFAGGAGGAGGTGSTQGSAGTTGAWRAGGDGGSGGDGGDGFGLWNPGEGGRGGSGGDGGTGGDGGDGGNGRVEIWEGRGGNGGNGAIGPGGDGGDGGDAPNQQRVSSSSPGYEGADGGNGGDGTIGGNGGNGGTGGPGYDASLAGEATAGGEGGDGGDGGKGFNGAGGAGGDGGAGGAGGSGAPAPFGSGGAYGGTGGQGGTGGSGVIGGIGEGGKIGDAGFGGNPPNSQTGEGGSGGAGGAGGAGGDPSN comes from the coding sequence ATGTCGCTTGTCACTGTGTCTCCGGAGCTGGTTGCCGGAGCCGCGTCGGACTTGGCGCGGATTGGGTCTTCGATCGGGGCGGCCAATGCCGCGGCAGCGGGACCGACCACGACGGTGCTGTCCGCTGCTGCCGATGAGGTGTCGGTGGCGATTGCGACGTTGTTCGGTACTCACGCGGCCGAATATCAGTCGCTCAGCACCCGGATGGCGGCGTTTCACGAACAATTTGTGCAGACGCTGACTTCCGGCGCCGGAATTTATGTCAGCACGGAGACGGCTAATGCATCGCTCATATCGGCCTTGCAACTCGCGGAACAGAATGCGCTGAACGCGATTAATGCGCCCACACAGTCGTGGTTGGGACGTCCGTTGATCGGCAACGGCGTGGATGCAACGCCAGGGTCCGGCCAGGCTGGTGGAGCCGGGGGCTTGCTGTGGGGTAACGGTGGTGCCGGCGGCTCTGGAGCGGCTGGTCAGTCCGGTGGTGCCGGCGGGTCGGCCGGGTTGTTTGGCAACGGCGGCGCCGGCGGAGCGGGTGGAATCAGCGCGGCGGGCAACGGCGGTAGTGGCGGTGTCGGCGGGCGTGGCGGGTTGGTGTACGGCAACGGCGGCGCCGGCGGTGCTGGCGGACAGGGTGCGTTGAGTGGCGGAGCCGGCGGTGCCGGCGGAGGGGCCTGGTTGTGGGGTGCCGGCGGAGCCGGTGGATCCGGTGGTGAGGGCCTCGCTAGTGCTGGTGGTGGCGGTGGTGCCGGTGGAAATGCGGGTCTGATCGGCACCGGCGGTCTGGGTGGCGCTGGTGGTGTTGGCGGCCAAGACGGCGGGGCCGGCGGCGACGGCGGCAATGCCCCGCTGCTGGGGCGCGGCGGCACGGGTGGTGTGGGCGGTGCCAGCGACGGCTCCGGCAACGGTGGGGCCGGCGGTGACGGCGGCGTCGGTGGGGGCTTGTTTGGCAGCGGTGGGGCCGGTGGGTCTGGCGGAGCGGGCGGCGTGCTCGGAACTGGCGGTGACGGCGGCTCCGGTGGCGCCGCTGCCGGGTTGTGGGGTGCCGGGGGCAGTGGGGGTGCTGGCGGAAACGGCGCAGACGGAATATCGGGCGGGATTGGTGAGTCCGGCGGCGACGGCGGCAACGCGGGGAACGGTGGTGCCGGCGGGCGGGGTGGAAGGTTGATCGGTGCCGGCGGCGCGGGAGGCTTCGGCGGCGTCGGGGGACTTGGCGGAGCGGGCGGTGCAGGCGCCAACGGGATTGTCGCGGGTAGTGCTGGCGACGGTGGTGGAAACGGTGGCAGCGGCGGAGCCGGCGGGGTTGGCGGTGATGGCGGCAAGGGCGGCCTGATCAGATTCTTGGGCGGTCGGGGTGCCGGCGGGTCTGGTGGTGAGGGCGGGGCCGGCGGCGCCGCGGGGGATGGCGGTGATGGGGCCGTGGGTTCATTCCTGACCGGAACTGGCGTCGGTGGTGCCGGCGGGCAAGGCGGTGATCCCGGTTTGGGTGGTGCTGGCGGAGCCGGCGGTCGTGGCTCGGTCCTGGGTTCCCACGGCGTCACCGGTCAGAGCCCGACCAGCGGTGGTGACGGCGGAAATGGTGGTCGCGGCGCGGACGCGATCGACCCAGCTACCACAGCAGGTGCTGGTGGGGTTGGTGGTGATGGTGGCCGGTACGGCAACGGTGGTGTTGGTGGTGCTGGTGGTGATGGTTACCGCGGCTACGACGGGATGTCGGTGGTTGGCGGTGACGGCACTGTCGGTGGGGATGGTGGTGCCGGTGGTGCTGGCGGGGCCGGTGGGATGGGCGGTGCTCTGGCTGGTCACGGTGGTGCCGGTGGTGCTGGTGGGGACGGTGGTACCGGGGGAATCGGTGGGGACGGTGGCCGTGGTGTTGACGGTACCGATCTGAGTCTGGATGGCACCGATGGTGGCAGTGGCGGTATGGGTGGTGTTGGCGGGGCCGGGGGCGACGGTGGTGCCGGTGGGTTGGCGCAGGCCGCGGGATTCTCCGACGGCATCCGAGGGGTCGGTGGAGCCGGTGGTGATGGTGGGGCCGGTGGAGGCGCCGGTGATGGCGGCGATGGCGCATACGCCGCCGCCGGCTCGGGAGCGGTCGGCGGTAAGGGCGGCGACGGTGGCGATCCCGGTGTCGGTGGGGCTGGAGGGGCCGGTGGAACCGGCTCGGTTACCGGTGCCCACGGCACGGAGGGGCTGACCCAGACCACTGGCGGCAACGGCGGTGACGGTGGGGATGGGGCCAATGCCAGCACCGTGGGTGCCAGCGGTGGTGCTGGTGGGGCTGGGGGTGATGGTGGCCGGTACGGCAACGGTGGTGTTGGTGGTGCTGGTGGTGATGGTTACCGCGGCTACGACGGGATGTCGGTGGTTGGCGGTGACGGCACTGTCGGTGGGGATGGTGGTGCCGGTGGTGCTGGCGGGGCCGGTGGGATGGGCGGTGCTCTGGCTGGTCACGGTGGTGCCGGTGGTGCTGGTGGGGACGGTGGTACCGGGGGAATCGGTGGGGACGGTGGCCGTGGTGTTGACGGTACCGATCTGAGTCTGGATGGCACCGATGGTGGCAGTGGCGGTATGGGTGGTGTTGGCGGGGCCGGGGGCGACGGTGGTGCCGGTGGGTTGGCGCAGGCCGCGGGATTCTCCGACGGCATCCGAGGGGTCGGTGGAGCCGGTGGTGATGGTGGGGCCGGTGGAGGCGCCGGTGATGGCGGCGATGGCGCATACGCCGCCGCCGGCTCGGGAGCGGTCGGCGGTAAGGGCGGCGACGGTGGCGATCCCGGTGTCGGTGGGGCTGGAGGGGCCGGTGGAACCGGCTCGGTTACCGGTGCCCACGGCACGGAGGGGCTGACCCAGACCACTGGCGGCAACGGCGGTGACGGTGGGGATGGGGCCAATGCCAGCACCGTGGGTGCCAGCGGTGGTGCTGGTGGGGCTGGGGGTGATGGTGGCCGGTACGGCAACGGTGGTGTTGGTGGTGCTGGTGGTGATGGTTACCGCGGCTACGACGGGATGTCGGTGGTTGGCGGTGACGGCACTGTCGGTGGGGATGGTGGTGCCGGTGGTGCTGGCGGGGCCGGTGGGATGGGCGGTGCTCTGGCTGGTCACGGTGGTGCCGGTGGTGCTGGTGGGGACGGTGGTACCGGGGGAATCGGTGGGGACGGTGGCCGTGGTGTTGACGGTACCGATCTGAGTCTGGATGGCACCGATGGTGGCAGTGGCGGTATGGGTGGTGTTGGCGGGGCCGGGGGCGACGGTGGTGCCGGTGGGTTGGCGCAGGCCGCGGGATTCTCCGACGGCATCCGAGGGGTCGGTGGAGCCGGTGGTGATGGTGGGGCCGGTGGAGGCGCCGGTGATGGCGGCGATGGCGCAAACGCCGCCGCCGGCTCGGGAGCGGTCGGCGGTAAGGGCGGCGACGGTGGCGATCCCGGTGTCGGTGGGGCTGGAGGGGCCGGTGGAACCGGCTCGGTTACCGGTGCCCACGGCACGGAGGGGCTGACCCAGACCACTGGCGGCAACGGCGGTGACGGCGGTAACGGCGGCAGCGGTACGACGGGTACCACCGGTAGCAAAGGTGGTGCTGGCGGCGCGGGTGGTGACGGCGGGCGCTACGGCAATGGCGGCAATGGCGGCACCGGAGGTACCGGATCGACCGGCACGGCCGGGTCGAGCGATGTGATGGGTGCCAACGGTGGTGCCGGTGGTTCCGGTTGGGCAGGTGGCGACGGAGGCGCCGGAGGCATGGGTGGCACCCTGGCCGGTCACGGTGGCGATGGCGGTGACGGTGGCAGCGGAGGCACTGGCGGAACCGGCGGCCGAGGCGGAAACGGGTTCAACGGCTCCACCAAGGCCGGCCTTAACGGTGGCGACGCGGGCGACGGGGGCGCTGGCGGCGTCGGTGGGGCCGGCGGCAACGGCGGCGCGGCTGGGCTGGCGCAGGCCGCGGGATTCTCGGACGGCATCCAGGGCGCCGGCGGAGCCGGTGGCGATGGTGGGGCCGGTGGAGGCGCCGGTGATGGCGGCGATGGCGCAAACGCCGCCGCCGGCTCGGGTGCGGTCGGCGGCAAGGGCGGCGACGGTGGCGATCCGGGCCTGGGCGGGGGCGGTGGGGCTGGTGGAACCGGCGCCACCACCGGCGCCCACGGCGCAGACGGGCTCAGCCCCACCACCGGCGGCAACGGCGGCAAAGGCGGCAACGGCGGCAGCGGTGCAATCGGTGTCGCCGGCGGGGCGGGGGGAGCCGGCGGCGACGGCGGGCTCTACGGCGACGGGGGCGACGGCGGCAGCGGCGGCAACGGTGGCGCGGGCAAAGCCGGCGCCGCAGGTGTCTCAGCCGGCAGCAACGGTGAAGCCGGCGGGCAGGCCGGAGCTGGCGGCGTGGGCGGTGCCGGCGGCAACGGCGGGGCGAACGCCGGTAATGGTGGAACCGGTGGTAACGGTGGCGACGGCGGCGTCGGCGGAACTGGCGGGGCCGGCAAGGTCGGGACCACGGGTCCGGCAGGTGGCGCGGGCGGCGAGGGCGGTGACGGCGGCAAAGGCGGTACCGGCGGGCGCGGCGGTAATGGTGGCGCGGGCGGTACCGCGCAGGCGGCCGGCTACAGCGACGGCAGCCAGGGTGTCGGCGGCGACGGCGGTGCCGGCGGAACTGGTGGTACGGCCGGCAACGGCGGCAAGGGCGGCGCCGGCACCTGGGCAGTCAACAACGGGATCGGTGGCAAGGGCGGCAATGGCGGTAACGCCGGCACCGGCGGAACCGGAGGGTCCTTCGGCACCGGCTCCCAAATTGGAAACCACGGCAGTACCGGCCACTTGGGTGACGGCGGCGACGGCGGCACCGGCGGTGCTGGGGCGAACGCGACTGCTCCCGGACAAGACGGAGCCGCCGGTGGTGTGGGCGGCAATGGCGGCATAGTCGGCGACGGAGGGGTGGGCGGTAAGGGCGGCGACGGCGCCGCCGGCACCACAGGCTCCTCGGGTACGGCGTCAGGAGAAGCCGGCAAGGACGGTGGTGACGGCGGTAAGGGTGGTGCCGGCGGTGCCGGCGGCAGCGGCGGAACCTCCAGGGGTGACGGCGGAGCTGGCGGTGCCGGCGGTACCGGTGGAGTTGGCGGATCCGGCGGCGACGGCGCCGACGGCACCTCGGGTCTGTTCGGTGGTGCCGACGGCACCGCCGGTGGAGCCGGCGGCGATGGTGGTGATGGCGGTGCCGGAGGCGCTGGCGGTGCCGGTGGCAAGGCCGTGTCCGGTGTGGGCCAGAACGGCAGCCAAGGGGCCGGGGGCAATGGCGGTGCTGCTGGTGACGGCGGTGACGGCGGCAACGGCGGCAACGGGCACGACGGCAACAACGGCAGCGTTCCGAGCGGCGGGACCGACCGGGACGGTGGCGACGGCCAGGGTGGTGGCGACGGCGGGGCTGGCGGCGCCGGCGGGGCTGGAGGAAACGGCGGTGCCGCGGGCGCTGGTGGGGGTGGCACTCGAGGAGCCGGTGGTGACGGTGGTGACGGCGGCAACGGGGGATTCGCCGGTAACGGCGGTCTTGGGATGGACGGACTCGACGCCACCTTGACGAATCGCGCAGGCGACGGCGGGGACGGTGGTGGGGGCGGCCAGGCCTTTGCCGGCGGGGCCGGCGGCGCTGGCGGGACTGGGTCCACTCAGGGCAGCGCCGGCACCACCGGCGCCTGGAGAGCCGGCGGCGACGGCGGCTCGGGTGGCGACGGCGGCGACGGCTTCGGTCTCTGGAACCCAGGGGAGGGCGGTCGAGGCGGTTCCGGCGGAGACGGGGGCACCGGTGGGGACGGTGGTGACGGCGGTAACGGTCGCGTCGAAATCTGGGAAGGCAGAGGTGGTAATGGGGGCAACGGTGCGATCGGGCCTGGCGGCGATGGCGGGGACGGCGGGGACGCCCCGAACCAGCAACGCGTAAGTTCCAGTTCGCCTGGCTACGAGGGCGCTGATGGCGGTAACGGTGGCGACGGCACCATCGGCGGGAACGGCGGGAACGGCGGCACGGGCGGCCCCGGATACGATGCGAGCCTTGCCGGCGAGGCAACGGCGGGTGGCGAGGGCGGTGACGGTGGAGACGGGGGCAAGGGCTTTAACGGCGCCGGCGGGGCCGGTGGTGACGGCGGCGCCGGTGGCGCCGGCGGCAGCGGAGCGCCCGCACCGTTCGGTAGCGGGGGTGCCTACGGAGGTACCGGCGGTCAGGGCGGTACCGGTGGCAGCGGCGTCATTGGTGGTATCGGGGAGGGCGGCAAGATCGGCGACGCTGGCTTCGGGGGCAATCCGCCCAACAGCCAAACCGGGGAAGGCGGTTCCGGCGGAGCCGGGGGCGCGGGGGGTGCGGGCGGCGACCCCTCCAACTGA
- a CDS encoding DUF6941 family protein, whose protein sequence is MKVSVFLADAAHADVQSGKIHTLGLGWRQCQTPTPPFALVLFVDIDWNETNKQHKLKCQLLTTDGDLVVVPGPNGPQRVLFEASAEAGRPPGAIHGTSVRMPLTLNIPAGIPLEPGIYEWRVEVEGYARATAVESFVVTGPGVPPAPSE, encoded by the coding sequence ATGAAGGTCAGCGTCTTTCTTGCCGATGCCGCCCATGCCGACGTTCAGTCCGGAAAGATCCACACCCTCGGCCTTGGTTGGCGACAGTGCCAAACACCCACGCCCCCTTTTGCTTTGGTGCTTTTCGTAGACATTGACTGGAATGAGACCAACAAGCAGCACAAGCTGAAGTGCCAGCTGTTGACTACCGATGGTGACTTGGTCGTGGTGCCGGGGCCGAACGGGCCGCAGCGTGTGCTCTTCGAAGCCTCCGCCGAGGCAGGGCGACCGCCCGGCGCTATCCACGGTACGTCGGTTCGGATGCCGCTCACCCTCAACATTCCTGCCGGCATTCCCCTGGAACCGGGCATATATGAGTGGCGGGTGGAGGTCGAAGGCTATGCCAGAGCCACGGCGGTCGAGTCGTTCGTGGTGACCGGCCCCGGTGTCCCACCGGCGCCTTCGGAGTGA
- a CDS encoding DUF4407 domain-containing protein has protein sequence MCAQKYPEQRSTTSRIEGLLTWLGGGHWRELGERHERSTHAVAGAVVAFGAVLAWLVAGLAVRESTSWPGWAVVGVTLVFGLLIGAVTRGTASALTRRWPSIVGRAAVAVAVGVVVGELAALVAFSGSIERYLDEHALRNAQTAPAVAAASQSLRQSRTARRSLDNAVEEARVHLDSALVVARCEYHPTADCPQTRITGIPGRGPETRTANQLLADSQRELDNALAARDRQASDLDAKVARDEQALAEAQRAVVANAGGGLGTHWVAMNALTFASKGALALRLLTIAFFALVYLLPLILWLWRGETTHDRHAAARAQRDRAELDADTAIAVKRAEVRQAAEIMWAEHQLNQTRMAIEAQAEIDREQQRRRVIEALELPVRASSQRTDEPVEEDMYLPIAAEAEAAASRAVAELPAGAAKANTDTTRHLPAQVESSPTVERHEQDRAAPLIPSIPDATKAAARWIRPLVPPFVARVIDNTTQPIRSARQVFEEVEEIAFSFKRTRKVTVNTESSDDHREQPAPQSAGADAPAPVNRIASSRGDTESGSWAEAGEGLETHVGQPSLGQVPAADAVGLPVGTTKQHGRRELAEREGPRELRSPDGPRQLPPGK, from the coding sequence ATGTGCGCCCAGAAATATCCTGAGCAGCGCTCGACCACCTCGCGGATCGAGGGGCTGCTCACCTGGCTTGGTGGCGGGCACTGGCGTGAACTCGGTGAGCGCCATGAGAGGTCCACGCACGCCGTCGCGGGCGCTGTTGTGGCCTTCGGAGCCGTGTTGGCCTGGCTCGTCGCCGGGCTGGCGGTGCGCGAATCGACGAGCTGGCCCGGCTGGGCCGTGGTTGGCGTGACACTGGTGTTCGGCTTGCTGATTGGAGCGGTTACCCGCGGCACCGCTAGTGCTCTCACTCGACGCTGGCCCAGCATCGTGGGACGCGCCGCGGTCGCGGTCGCCGTCGGCGTGGTGGTGGGCGAGCTCGCCGCGCTTGTCGCATTCTCCGGTTCGATTGAGCGATACCTCGACGAACATGCCCTGCGCAACGCACAGACAGCCCCGGCCGTGGCAGCGGCTTCGCAGTCGCTACGGCAGTCGCGCACGGCGCGCCGCTCGCTGGATAACGCGGTGGAAGAAGCTCGTGTCCATCTGGATAGCGCCCTGGTGGTTGCCCGGTGCGAGTACCACCCCACGGCGGACTGCCCACAGACCAGGATCACCGGCATTCCCGGTCGCGGACCCGAAACACGAACGGCCAATCAGCTTCTCGCGGACTCGCAACGCGAGTTGGACAACGCGTTGGCGGCCCGGGATCGCCAAGCATCCGACCTGGATGCCAAGGTGGCTCGTGATGAGCAAGCGCTGGCCGAAGCCCAACGCGCGGTGGTCGCCAATGCTGGTGGCGGGCTGGGCACGCACTGGGTGGCGATGAACGCGCTGACGTTCGCCAGCAAGGGCGCGTTGGCGTTGCGGCTGCTGACGATCGCGTTCTTTGCGCTTGTGTACTTGTTGCCGCTGATCCTGTGGCTCTGGCGGGGCGAGACGACTCACGACCGCCATGCGGCGGCGCGCGCGCAGCGCGACCGTGCCGAGCTCGACGCGGACACCGCTATCGCGGTCAAACGGGCCGAAGTGCGCCAGGCCGCCGAAATCATGTGGGCCGAGCACCAACTCAATCAGACCCGTATGGCCATCGAGGCCCAGGCCGAAATCGACCGTGAGCAACAACGCCGCCGCGTCATCGAAGCACTGGAGCTTCCGGTGCGCGCTTCGTCGCAACGTACCGACGAGCCAGTGGAGGAAGACATGTATCTGCCGATCGCAGCCGAAGCAGAAGCCGCCGCCAGCCGTGCAGTCGCAGAATTGCCGGCCGGGGCAGCGAAAGCCAACACTGACACGACGCGTCACCTTCCGGCGCAGGTCGAGTCGAGCCCGACGGTAGAGCGGCACGAGCAGGACCGCGCGGCGCCGCTGATCCCGTCGATTCCTGACGCCACAAAAGCCGCGGCGCGCTGGATTCGCCCGTTGGTGCCCCCATTCGTCGCGCGTGTCATCGACAACACCACGCAGCCGATCCGCAGCGCGCGTCAGGTGTTCGAAGAAGTTGAGGAGATCGCTTTTTCGTTCAAGCGCACGCGCAAGGTAACGGTCAACACCGAGAGTTCCGACGACCATCGCGAGCAGCCCGCACCCCAATCCGCCGGTGCCGATGCTCCAGCCCCCGTCAATCGCATCGCTTCGTCGCGCGGCGACACCGAATCCGGCAGTTGGGCCGAAGCCGGCGAAGGACTGGAAACCCACGTGGGGCAGCCCTCGCTGGGGCAGGTGCCTGCCGCAGATGCGGTGGGACTGCCGGTCGGGACGACAAAGCAGCACGGCCGGCGCGAATTGGCCGAACGGGAGGGCCCACGCGAGCTGCGGTCGCCCGACGGTCCGCGCCAGCTCCCGCCCGGCAAATAG
- a CDS encoding type II toxin-antitoxin system Rv0910 family toxin translates to MARVEVSTSSDLDPATAWTIASDLDRFDEWMTIFGGWRSEVPSTIDKGVRISSLIRLKGFRNVIGWTVTEYDQPKYIELRGRGRGGVRLAVAMTVAAGHPGSVFHLTADMTGGLLGGPIGRLVARILRSEVHTSVRNLAQLR, encoded by the coding sequence ATGGCTCGCGTGGAGGTTTCGACGTCATCGGATCTCGACCCGGCTACCGCCTGGACGATCGCTTCGGATCTAGACCGGTTCGATGAGTGGATGACGATCTTCGGCGGCTGGCGCAGCGAAGTCCCGTCGACGATCGACAAGGGCGTCCGAATCTCGTCGCTGATCAGACTGAAGGGCTTCCGCAACGTCATCGGCTGGACGGTCACCGAATACGACCAGCCCAAGTACATAGAGCTGCGGGGGCGTGGGCGGGGCGGAGTGCGGCTCGCGGTGGCAATGACCGTCGCGGCGGGTCACCCGGGATCGGTATTTCACCTGACCGCCGATATGACGGGGGGTCTGCTAGGTGGGCCGATTGGGCGGCTGGTAGCCAGAATCCTCCGATCCGAGGTGCACACCTCGGTGCGCAACCTGGCGCAGTTGCGGTAG